A stretch of the Vitis riparia cultivar Riparia Gloire de Montpellier isolate 1030 chromosome 13, EGFV_Vit.rip_1.0, whole genome shotgun sequence genome encodes the following:
- the LOC117928934 gene encoding cation/H(+) antiporter 28-like, protein MEALTDKINGQNKSCAIQMSLKAAKFSAIILAFFGIVFACNFLYTLLKLVHLPRIISELAVGMIIANISQSSLNFEMPSAVDSLVGFGMMLYMFVLGLELDPNVLIKKPEREAKVAYGGMISTFILAYIVTPYLHYSLVPSTGFNLALSITVSGTASPLLSRIVTDLKIGKSDIGHLVSAAGIHTDMVSTLIISVGFMILDADKSLSIRDSHRILFTCCTLVIQTVFAATVSPVFFAWVNHENPEGKPVKGSHLVVTIGFVVVICVSSAAISGYSPMMSAYVTGLVLPREGRLSKLMINKINHFLTKIIFPIYGLWVFWVAGFHEFQLGKLGTWGRLFLLMVIAMLGKVIGTTASGVMLGFQLPESVAIGLLLTVKGHFHMLLATTAIQKEIITASTGLVMILTSILTIIHTPKVIEHIIKRARKHTPRHQKTLQWLEPSTELRIMICIRGPQNVSSTIRLIEMSQGTPNLGLAIYVTDMIELTEKVAATAVNGEGMNTLTVMNKSVRQMREQITGEIEAYMAENGEGVTIRRMMALSMLTRMHQDICVLAKDLMVSLIILPFHKNRREDGKFDGSGLSGFRNVNRKVLRHAPCSVGILVDRGLGSTKRMSRSFESLNIAVIFMGGKDDREALSYSSCVAQHPGVRLTVIRLLLDTNANNSSTSAGKKWFKHTEQEEEMKLDDEYFTEFYDKHVAGGKVAYTEKHLINSAAALSTLQSLDKQYALIIVGRGGGVNSTLTVGMSDWRESPELGPIGDILSASDSPVTASILIIQQHSIKGEIDGLDDDFSIM, encoded by the exons atGGAGGCTCTAACTGACAAGATCAATGGCCAAAACAAAAGTTGTGCAATCCAGATGTCCCTAAAGGCTGCTAAATTTTCAGCCATAATCCTAGCTTTCTTTGGCATCGTGTTTGCATGCAATTTCCTATACACCCTCTTAAAGCTTGTGCACCTGCCCCGCATCATCTCAGAATTAGCA GTAGGAATGATTATTGCCAACATTTCTCAATCATCGTTGAACTTTGAAATGCCTTCTGCAGTGGACTCACTTGTTGGTTTTGGAATGATGCTGTACATGTTTGTGTTAGGCCTAGAATTAGATCCTAATGTACTTATTAAAAAACCAGAGCGTGAGGCTAAAGTGGCGTATGGGGGAATGATCTCCACATTCATCCTAGCCTACATCGTGACTCCATATCTGCATTATTCTCTGGTTCCAAGCACGGGGTTCAACCTCGCTCTCTCCATCACCGTCTCAGGCACTGCCTCTCCCTTACTCTCCCGGATAGTCACTGATCTCAAGATTGGCAAGTCAGACATTGGGCATCTTGTATCTGCAGCTGGAATACACACTGACATGGTATCCACTCTTATCATTTCAGTGGGATTTATGATTCTTGACGCTGATAAAAGTCTCAGTATCCGTGATTCACACCGCATCCTTTTTACTTGTTGTACCCTGGTGATCCAAACAGTGTTTGCAGCCACTGTTTCTCCAGTTTTCTTTGCCTGGGTGAACCATGAGAACCCGGAAGGAAAACCAGTAAAAGGCTCACACTTAGTCGTAACCATTGGCTTCGTGGTAGTCATTTGCGTCTCATCAGCAGCCATATCAGGGTACAGTCCGATGATGAGTGCATATGTGACAGGTCTTGTTCTACCTAGGGAGGGAAGATTATCAAAGCTAATGATTAACAAGATTAACCACTTCTtaaccaaaataatttttccaatttATGGCCTTTGGGTGTTCTGGGTAGCCGGTTTCCATGAGTTCCAACTCGGAAAATTAGGGACATGGGGAAGGTTGTTTTTGCTTATGGTGATAGCAATGCTCGGAAAAGTCATTGGAACAACTGCCTCTGGGGTGATGTTAGGGTTTCAATTGCCAGAATCTGTCGCAATTGGGTTGCTTCTCACTGTCAAGGGCCATTTTCATATGTTGTTGGCCACTACTGCCATTCAA AAGGAAATCATAACAGCTTCTACAGGCCTGGTGATGATCCTCACCTCCATACTCACCATCATCCACACTCCAAAGGTCATTGAGCACATCATCAAGCGGGCCAGAAAACACACACCAAGACATCAAAAGACACTGCAGTGGCTTGAACCATCAACCGAGCTCCGAATCATGATCTGCATCCGCGGCCCCCAGAATGTGTCTTCCACAATCAGACTCATTGAGATGTCCCAAGGCACACCGAATCTTGGTCTTGCAATATACGTAACTGACATGATCGAACTCACAGAGAAGGTAGCAGCCACGGCTGTGAATGGAGAAGGAATGAACACCTTGACAGTAATGAACAAGTCAGTAAGGCAGATGAGGGAGCAGATCACAGGTGAGATTGAGGCTTATATGGCGGAGAATGGAGAGGGTGTGACAATAAGGAGGATGATGGCCTTGTCCATGCTGACCAGAATGCATCAGGATATTTGTGTTTTGGCTAAGGATTTGATGGTTTCACTGATCATTTTGCCCTTTCATAAGAATCGGCGGGAGGATGGAAAGTTCGATGGAAGTGGCCTTTCTGGATTCCGAAATGTGAATCGTAAG GTTCTTCGGCATGCCCCATGCTCTGTGGGAATATTGGTGGACAGGGGGCTTGGGTCAACAAAACGGATGTCAAGATCATTTGAATCGCTAAATATTGCAGTCATTTTCATGGGTGGGAAAGATGATCGGGAAGCATTATCCTACTCCAGTTGTGTGGCACAGCACCCAGGAGTAAGGCTCACTGTCATCAGACTCTTATTGGACACCAATGCAAACAACTCCAGTACAAGTGCTGGGAAAAAATGGTTCAAGCATACTGAGCAGGAAGAGGAGATGAAGTTGGACGATGAGTACTTCACTGAATTTTATGATAAACATGTTGCAGGAGGGAAAGTTGCTTACACTGAAAAACATCTGATAAATTCAGCAGCGGCATTATCCACACTCCAGTCATTAGACAAGCAGTATGCGCTGATCATTGTGGGGCGAGGTGGGGGAGTGAACTCAACATTAACAGTAGGTATGAGTGATTGGAGGGAGTCTCCTGAACTGGGTCCTATTGGGGATATTCTTTCTGCATCTGATTCACCTGTCACTGCATCTATTTTGATCATCCAACAGCACAGTATTAAAGGAGAAATAGATGGCCTAGATGACGATTTTTCAATAATGTAA